One genomic region from Oncorhynchus gorbuscha isolate QuinsamMale2020 ecotype Even-year linkage group LG13, OgorEven_v1.0, whole genome shotgun sequence encodes:
- the LOC123992681 gene encoding non-histone chromosomal protein HMG-14-like isoform X2 yields MPKRSKANNDTEVEPKRRSTRLSSKPTTPAKAEPKTPVKAAAKPKKVKAVVEKAKPEEKKEDPEEEATPAENGEAKAEEEAAEEEDADADEPEKEEDEAE; encoded by the exons ATGCCGAAAAGAAGCAAA GCAAATAATGACACTGAAGTCGAG CCAAAGAGGAGATCCACGAGGTTATCATCT AAACCCACTACTCCAGCTAAAGCAGAGCCTAAG ACACCAGTCAAGGCAGCAGCCAAACCCAAAAAGGTAAAGGCGGTAGTAGAGAAGGCCAAGCCTGAGGAGAAGAAAGAAGATCCGGAGGAAGAAGCAACACCGGCAGAAAACGGAGAGGCCAAAGCTGAGGAG GAGGCAGCAGAAGAGGAAGATGCTGATGCAGATGAGcctgagaaagaggaggatgaggcaGAATAA
- the LOC123992681 gene encoding non-histone chromosomal protein HMG-14-like isoform X1, producing the protein MPKRSKANNDTEVEPKRRSTRLSSKPTTPAKAEPKVKTPVKAAAKPKKVKAVVEKAKPEEKKEDPEEEATPAENGEAKAEEEAAEEEDADADEPEKEEDEAE; encoded by the exons ATGCCGAAAAGAAGCAAA GCAAATAATGACACTGAAGTCGAG CCAAAGAGGAGATCCACGAGGTTATCATCT AAACCCACTACTCCAGCTAAAGCAGAGCCTAAGGTGAAG ACACCAGTCAAGGCAGCAGCCAAACCCAAAAAGGTAAAGGCGGTAGTAGAGAAGGCCAAGCCTGAGGAGAAGAAAGAAGATCCGGAGGAAGAAGCAACACCGGCAGAAAACGGAGAGGCCAAAGCTGAGGAG GAGGCAGCAGAAGAGGAAGATGCTGATGCAGATGAGcctgagaaagaggaggatgaggcaGAATAA
- the LOC123992680 gene encoding guided entry of tail-anchored proteins factor 1-like yields the protein MAAGCAWFLVLGSVFLCNLFKTLLPTISSFLLKVLQKDAEQERDMRAEIQEMKKEHNSVSMMDEFARYARLERKINKMTDKLKTHVKSRTAQQAKMKWMVNIGFYILQAALMISLIWNYYADPVTVVPSKWIAPLEQLVAFPSGVAGGVGITCWLVVCNKVASIGLHAIS from the exons ATGGCTGCTGGGTGCGCTTGGTTCCTGGTGTTGGGATCTGTCTTTTTGTGCAATCTCTTCAAAACACTCTTGCCGACTATTTCCTCTTTC ctaTTGAAGGTCCTTCAGAAAGATGCTGAGCAGGAGAGGGATATGCGGGCTGAGATCCAGGAGATGAAGAAGGAGCACAACTCCGTTAGCATGATGGATGAGTTTGCCAGATACGCCAGACTAGAGCGCAAAATCAACAAGATGACTGACAAGCTGAAGACACATG TCAAGTCTAGAACTGCTCAACAAGCCAAAATGAAATGGATGGTGAATATAGGTTTTTACATCCTCCAG gcTGCTCTGATGATCTCCCTGATTTGGAATTATTATGCTGACCCAGTGACTGTTGTACCCAGTAAGTGGATTGCCCCCCTGGAGCAGCTGGTGGCATTCCCATCTGGAGTAGCAG GTGGTGTTGGAATCACATGCTGGCTGGTGGTGTGCAACAAAGTGGCGTCTATTGGTCTACATGCAATTAGCTAA